The Chloroflexota bacterium region TCTACGGCATTGTTGCTGGCCGATGTGCTGGCGCGGATTGTGCTCGCTCCACAGATTTTGCCGGTTGGCATTGTCACCGCCTTAGCCGGAACACCTTTTTTCTTGTGGATTTTGCGCCGGGCGAAAAGTGAGGTATTTTGGTGAATCACTTTGCGATTTCGGATGTCAGCGTAGCCTATCAGACTGTGCAGGTACTCGACCGGATTTCATTAGAGGTTGCAGCGGGCGAAATTCTGGCGTTGATCGGGCCGAATGGGGCTGGAAAATCGACCCTGGTGCGCGCCGTCAGTGGGGTGGTGAAAATTAAATCAGGGGTTATCTCCTATGGCGGCAGCGATATGACCCAACTCACCCCCCAGGAGCGAGCGCGCATCCTCGGGGTGGTGCCACAGGCCCAGCCCGTAGGGGGCGCGTTCACCGTCGAGCAGACTGTACTCCTGGGGCGTACTGCCCACATGAACTGGCTGGGTCAAGCCTCCCCGTCCGATCTGGAAGCCGTACACTGGGCGATGGAGAAAACCCGCATCACGCATCTCGCTCAGCGCCGCAACGCTGAACTCTCTGGCGGCGAGCAGCAGCGTGTGTTGCTGGCGCGCGCTCTGGCCCAGAAAACCCCCGTGCTGCTCTTGGATGAACCTACCAATCATCTCGATTTGCGGCATCAGGTGAACTTTTTATCATTAGTCAAAGATTTGGCCAGGCAAGAAAACCTGGCTGTGATGATGGCCCTGCACGATCTCAACCAGGTTTCGATGTATGCGGACCGGGTAGCGTTGTTGGTGGATGGCTGTTTGTTAGCGCTTGGTTCCCCTGCTGAAGTGCTGACAGAAGAGAACCTGCATACCGCTTATCAGACTCGCGTGCAGATTCTCTCGGATATTGATGGCTATCCGCCCCTGATATTACCCCGGCGTGCGTGATGTTTAGATGCTAAAAAGAGGGGGATTACCGTTGCCGATAAAGCTCCCATAATCTTCCCAGCGTTTCTTCCAACCGCCGCGCCAACGGCTCTCCGCGCTGCGTAGTGACATCATCTTCATTTTCAAAAACGACATAAGGTACGCGCACCCCCTGAATTTCAAGAAATGTCGGATCAGTGGCGCTGACTTCGTCCCAATCTACCACGCGGTAGAGTTTTTCTAAGCGATCATCGGGCAGTCCGTGTTCCAGAATCGAGTCAGGGCGATCGGGGTTGAATCGAGCGCGGTTCTTGCGCAGCGACTCTTCCCAACTGACATTGAGATATAAAATTGCCATGCGCTCGGCAACCTGGCGGCTGATATGAGCGAAAGCGCGGGCAAATCCGCCGTGTTCGCTACCGCGCGCAAATTCAATAATGGTGGTGTTTTCCTGGTGATATTGAGGGGCATCGCGCAACTTCTTTTGATATTTCAGGCAAATGCGCTCGATAAGTAAATCCCACATAAAGTGATTGATGAAATTGCTTTCCGGGTCTGTGTGTAGGCGTGGTTGCCCCATGCGTTCGAGAATCGCATCTTCCTCGAACCAGATCCATAGCATGGGAAAATCATCAATCTCTTCAAAGTTACCAATATGAAATAACGCCTTGCGTTGTTCGAGTGGCGTTTTCTTTAGATGGTCAATAATTTCGCTTTTGCCAGCCGCCGGGCGAGCGATGAGCAATAGAATGTCAAAGGTGTTCTTGGTTGGGGGCAAGGTAAACTCTCAGTTTTCTCTAATATCACAGCAAAGCCGCACAGAGCGCAAAATTTGTGCTGATTTTGTCCTTTCTTGGCGGACTTAGCGGTGAACGGATTTAATGCAGATATTCTACCGCGGGATGGCGGCGAATATACATCGGGTTACTCCTTTGCTATCGCGTTCTAGTTGGGCTATCTGCTCAACTGGCGCGCCTAGAAGGACAGATAGGGCGGCGACATCCATCTGGCATAGTTCTGGATTTTCCGCCAATACGCTGGCATATGGACAATGGTGGAAAATCAACCGCGGCCCGGTAGGTGATGCCTCCCAGCGGGCGCGATACTTCATCTCGTTGAGACGCTGCACAATCTGGTTCAGGCGTTGAAGGGTGTTTTTTGCGCCGGGGACTTGACCAAACAACAATGGGATGATTGGCCCAAAGGGCTGTCCCGCGTTGGAGTTTTGCAGCAGTGCCTTGAGAAGGGCATCAACCAACAAATCCAGGTTATCTTGCATGGCAGACTGCGCCAGCGTATACATCAATGTTGGACGGCCGCGCCCCCTGGTTTTTTGCTGATGAATTACTTCCACCAGGCCTTGTTCTATCAGCAGCCCCAGGTGATGGCGCGCATTGGCCGCCGTCATGTGCAATATGCGGCCGATCTCGTTAGCCGAAGCGGTTTGTTGTTTTTCGAGATAGATAAGAATTTGCTGGCGTGTGTTCTGCATAGGGTTTATTTTGTCATACCGACAGGGTGATTATACTCCTTGAATTGATTTATGCAAATAATTCTTTGCATAAATGGGCGCACAGCCCCTGCTTTTGGCAGGTATAATGGCTGCTATGTGTTTTGAACTTCATTATCAAAACCCAATATCCGATTTTTTTGCCCTGAAAATTTGATACACAAAAACAGGAGCGTTTCTATCTATGAGCGAAAAACTCAACACCCCCGGCTACGATGTCCCGCCCGAAATGCAGGATGTTGTTGCCATTACCACCCTGGATAAAATATATAACTGGGGTCGGCGCTATTCTGCCTGGCCAATGATGTTTGGCCTGGCCTGCTGCGCCATCGAGATGATCTGTACGGCGGCGGCGCGTTTCGACTTCTCCCGTTTTGGTATGGAAATTATGCGCCCCAGCCCGCGTCAGGCCGATGTGATGCTGGTCTCCGGCACAGTTACCAAAAAAATGGTGCCTCAAATTGTGCGCCTTTATAACCAGATGCCAGAGCCGAAATACGTGGTTGCCATGGGCGCTTGTGCCTCTGGCGGCGGCCCCTTTAAAGAAGGCTACAATGTTGTCTCGGGCGTGGATAAATTCTTGCCAGTCGATGTTTACATTCCTGGCTGCCCGCCAACCCCCCAAGCGCTGTTGCACGGTTTGATGAAACTTCAAGAGATGATGGATACTCAATCCATCAAGAATGTGCGTTGGTATCAGAAAGAGCCGTTGGACGCCATTCCGATTCCCATCTTGGGCCCCGATCTGTTGGATCCACGGGATTTTCCGCAATTCGCCGAGAAGATGGCCACAATTGCAACTGAAAGCGAAGAGGCCTGATCTGGAGCGCTATGATGACAGAACAAATAATGACTATGAACAAAGATATTGAAGCCCGATTTACTGGAATGATCTCGCTCGATGAGCGCTCCGGGTATGAAGGCTATCGGGTTGAAGCGGAAAATCTGGTTGAATTTGCCACCGCGTTGCGCGACGAATTTGGCTACGATTTCCTTTCCTCCGCCACCGGCGTTGATTACCTGCCCGACGAGAAAATGGAAGTTGTTTATCATATTTACAAATCTACGGGTGGGCGTGCACTGGTCTTCAAAGTGCAGGTACCACGCGCAAATCCGGTAGTGCCCTCTTTGGTTAGTATTTTCCCCGGGGCCGATTTTCAGGAACGTGAAGCCTGGGATTTATTCGGTATCCGCTTTGAAGGTCATCCAAACCATAAGCGTATCCTTATGTGGGATGGCTTTGCCGGACACCCCATGCGCAAGGACTGGAAAGAAGCCTACTACGAAGCCGATGCCAAACCCTTTGATACGCGTTGGCCCGGCGGTGACGTTTCTCGTAGCGAAGATAAAATGGTTTTCAATAAAAATGTAGCCTATCCCCAGGATTTTACCCCTGAGAATTGGACTCCCGAAGGAGAGACTGCTCTCTATTCCGGAATGCAAAATATCGCTACTGATGAAGACCTGCAAACCGAGCATGTAGTGGTCAACCTGGGTCCGCAGCACCCTTCTACGCACGGCGTTTTTCGCATGGTTGCCACTCTGGATGGTGAGACCATCGTCAAACTTGAACCCGTGATGGGCTATCTGCATCGCAACCATGAGAAAATCGGTGAACGCAACACTTACCTGATGAACATCCCCTTCACCGATCGCCTTGATTATCTCTCCTCGATGAGTAACAACTTTGGCTACGTGCTGGCCGTCGAGAAACTGCTCGGCGACACAACCCATATACCGGATCGCGCCAAATATATCCGCGTGATTATGGCTGAGTTCACGCGCATTTCCAATCACCTCATGGCGATCGGCGCGCTGCTCAATGACCTTGGCGCATACTTCACACCGATGCTTTATGCGCTTAAGGAGCGCGAGCTAATTCTGGATATCTTTGAAGCCGTGTCTGGATCGCGCATGATGTGCAACTACTACCGCTTTGGCGGGGTCGCGCGCGACCTCCCGCCGGGGACTCATGAAATGATGCGGGGTCTGGCCTTTGAGCGCTTGCCTCGCCAAATTGACGAACTCGATCGTTACCTCACTGAAAACGAGATCATCCGTGCCCGCTGTGAAGGTGTTGGTGTGCTGACCCCTGAAGAAGCGATTGCTTATTCGGCGGTTGGCCCGGTGCTGCGCGCTTCTGGCGTACCCTATGATGTGCGCCGTGCTGATCCTTACAGCGTCTACGATCGCTTTGATTTCGATGTTGCTGTGCGTTACCACGGCGATGTCTACGACCGCTATCTGGTGCGTCTGGATGAAATCCGCCAGAGTATTCGCATTTTGCAGCAAGCGTTGAATAGCATTCCCGAATGCGATAACTGTCTTGGCAAGCCGCGTTATTCAATGCGTGTGCCCGCTGGCGAAGCCTACGGGCGTGTTGAAGGCCCCAAAGGCGAGTTGGGCTTTTATGTGGTCGCCGATGGCGGTCCCAATCCGTGGCGGTATCATGTTCGAGCGCCATCGTTCATCAACCTGACAGCCCTGAGCAAAATGTGTGAAGGCGATAAGATCGCCGATGCTATCATCGTCCTCGGCTCGATTGACATCGTTTTGGGCGAAACCGACAGGTAACAGGAGAACTTGTATGTACGGTAAAGGAATACTCAAAGGACTCGGCGTAACCTGGAAACATTTCTGGGATACGTATATTGACGACATCAAATGGGGCAAAAAACGCTACCATACAGAAGAAGGAATTGCATACCGCATGAGCAAGGACGCGCGCGGTCTGTTTACCGTGCAATATCCCGAAGAAAAACTGCCTACTCCGGAAGAATTTCGTTTTGTGCCTTTCCTAGTCTACGACGAAGATGAAGAAGGCGAGCAAGTCATCCGCTGCACATCGTGTGGCATCTGCGCCAAAGTTTGCCCCCCACATTGCATTTGGATTGAACGTTCGACGAACCCGAAGACCGGGCGCCCAGTGCCAGTACCAGCGGAATTCTATATCGATGTTGATATTTGTATGAATTGTGGTTTTTGTGCCGAATTCTGCCCATTTGACGCGATCAAAATGGATCACGATTACGAATTAGCCGTTTACGAGCGGCTGACAAATAATATCTACGATAGAGAAAAATTACTTAAACCAGCCGCATACTACGACGGTATTCGCCCTTTGAACTCACAAAAAGAATTTGACGCGCGTGCTGAAAAAGAAGCGAAAAAAGCGGCTTCAAAAAAGAAAACATAAAGCCCATAAACTGGGGAGGCAGCCCTCCCCAGTTTGCATTTAAGCATTTCTTACAATTTACTAAGATTCGCATGATATAAACAATTTCAATAGAAAATTGTGGCGCTTCGGAAATCTCCGCAGCGCCGAAACAACAGAATTACTCTCGCGCAATTACATCTAGGTAATTGCCTCATAGGTTTGGTAGGTTCTTATATGTCCAAAGAAAAAGTATCACAAGAAGCCGTCTTGGCTGCCCTGGGCACTGTAGATGACCCTGATCTGCGCAAAGACTTGGTCTCTCTCAAGATGATTCAGGATCTCAAAATTGATGGTGGCGCGGTCAGCTTTACCATCATGCTGACCACGCCGGCGTGCCCCATGAAAGACAAGATGAAGAATGACGCTCTGGCCGCGGTACAAACCGTTCCCGGTGTTGAGCGCGTGGATATTAAAATGGATGCCAGCGTCCCTAGCGATGGACGCACGCGCGGCCTCTTAGAGGTTCCTGTTAAAAATGCGATTGCTGTGGCTTCAGGGAAGGGTGGCGTTGGTAAAAGCACCGTTGCTGTCAATCTGGCAGTTTCATTGGCACAGAGCGGCGCGCGCGTCGGTCTACTCGACGCCGATATTTACGGCCCCAATATCCCCATGATGATGGGCGTTGATAAATTGCCCCCACCCCGAGAAGATAAACTTGTCCCGGCAGAAGCCTACGGTGTGCAATTGATGTCGATTGGTTTCCTCGTAAAACCCGGGCAGCCGCTCATTTGGCGCGGGCCAATGCTGCACTCTGCTATTCGCCAATTCCTCACCGATGTGCTTTGGGATGAACTGGATTATCTGGTAATTGACCTGCCTCCGGGCACAGGTGACGCCCAGTTGAGCCTGTCACAATCGTTACCCCTCAGCGGCGGCGTGATCGTCACCTTGCCGCAAGAAGTCTCCCTGGATGATGCCCGCCGCGGCCTCGAAATGTTCCGCGAACTCAATGTGGGCATCCTCGGGGTGGTGGAAAATATGAGCTTCCTCGAACTCCCCGATGGCACCAAAATGGATATTTTCGGCAGCGGCGGCGGTGAAAAACTTGCCAAAGAAGCCGGTGTGCCCTTTATTGGCGCAATCCCGATGGACCCCACTGTTCGTCAGGGCGGCGATAGCGGCAAGCCTGTTGTTGTTTCCCATCCAGACAGCCCGGTAGCCAAAGCCTTACGCGCAATCGCTGAAGATGTGGCTGCCAAAGTAAGCGTGGCCGCCCTGCGGCAGGATAATGTCATCCCTATCGAATTTGTGGGATAGTGGTTGAGTTCCAGCAATAAAGAAATGCAGGCAGATTGGCTCTTTAGGAAATGTCGTGAGATAACCACCACGGGGATTCCCGGAGCCCCGGAGTATTTGACCTGCATCTTTTTTGTTTTGCGGTAGAATTAGCGCATGACTGAAAAAATCGTTGGTATCCGTTTCCAAAAAGTAGGCAAAGTTTACCATTTTGATGCTACTCAATTTTCAGATATTGTCGTTGGCGATCATGTGATTGTTGACACCAGCCGCGGCCAGCAATTAGGCAAAGTTGTTCAGATTCTTACGGACGCTCATGCAATCGGCAAACAAGATGATATGAAGCCAGTTTTGCGTACAGCTACGCCGCGTGATCTTGTGTCGCGCCAGGCGTGGGAAGAAAAAGAAGTTGAAGTAATTGAATATTGTCGCCAACAACTTGGTGAACTCAAACTCGCTGGCGTAAAAATTATTGCCGCAGAATTTACCCTGAATGGCGACCGCTTGACCGTATTGCACACCCTTGATGGAAATGACAAGCTGGATATGACCCCGTTGCGTAAGGCTGTACAAGAAGAATATCGCACCAAAGTGAGCTTGCGCAAAATTGGCCCGCGTGATGCAGCCAAAATTATCGGTGGTTTGGGGGCTTGTGGCCTGGAAACCCGCTGCTGCACCATGCACATGACAGAATTTATCCCCATATCGATCAAAATGGCTAAGGTGCAAAATGTTTCTTTGGCCCCGTCCGAAATCACCGGGATGTGCGGGCGTTTGCGCTGTTGTTTGCAGCATGAGTACGAATTTTATGATGAAGCCCGCAAACGCATGCCAAAGCTCAAACGCATTGTTGCCACTCCTTTAGGCGAAGGCAAAGTCATTCAGGTGAATCCCTTGGCAGATACTGTAAAAGTTGACCTCGGCGAACAGGGTCGGAAGGAATTCCCTAACGACGAGATTAAACCTCGCGGGCAGTAGCCCACGGGGAATTGAAACCCACCCAAAAGGCGTATGTAATTTCCGACACCGGGAGCAGATCTGCTTAGAGATGAGCCTGGTGTTTTTTTTATTTCATCCAACCCCACAAAGCCGAAAGGATCAGCAATGCCAGACTTTTTGTCAGAAGCTCAAGCGATATTTGACTACACGCGTAATTTGCGCCGCGATTTTCATCGACATCCTGAACTGGGATTTCAGGAAGTTCGCACCGCGGGGATTGTGACCAGGGAATTAAACGCGTTGGGGCTGGAAGTTGCCAGCGGGATCGCGGAAACCGGCGTGGTTGCCATGATCGAAGGGGAGCGGCCTGGTCCGGTGGTGTTGTTGCGCTTCGACATGGACGCGCTCCCTATCGAGGAGGAAACTGGCGCCGAATATGCTTCACAAACCCTTGGCGTGATGCACGCTTGCGGGCACGATGGACATACGGCCATTGGCCTGACCGTGGCGCGCTTGCTCCATGCCCATCAGTCCGAGTTAGCGGGTTCGGTGAAATTGGTTTTTCAGCCCGCCGAAGAAGGCCTGGGCGGTGCAAAACGCATGGTTGAAGAAGGTGTATTGCAAAACCCACGCCCGGATTATTCATTGGCCTTGCATCTTTGGAATGAAAAGCCCGTGGGTTGGATCGCGGCTGCCGCGGGGCCAACCATGGCAGCTTCGGAAACTTTTTCGGTGCGTATCACCGGACGCGGTGGGCACGGCGCTTTACCGCACACCGCTGTTGACCCGGTGGTAACGGCGGCACAAATTATCATGGCATTACAAACTATTGTGGCTCGCAATGCAGACCCGGTGGAAACTGCCGTGGTCAGCGTGACCAGCGTGCATGGCGGCTCGGCCCATAATGTGATTCCGCCCTATGTAGATTTGGATGGCACAATTCGCTCCTTTGATCCCGAAATTCGCGCAATGGTTTTGCGCCGTTTCCGTGAAATTGTGGAGGGCGTTGCCGGGGCGTTGGGCTGCTCGACAGAGATTGTAATTGATGATATTACCCTTGCCGTAGATAACGACCCGGCGCTGGTTGAAAAAGTTCAAAATGTGGCTGCCAAAATGTTCCCGGATGCAAATCTGATGACTGAATTCCAGACGATGGGTTCGGAAGACATGGCCTATATGATGGACGACATCCCCGGCTGTTATTTTTTGGTGGGTTCGGCCAATCCAGAGAAAAACCTGGACGCCAAACACCATCACCCCAAATTTGACTTCGACGAAGCCGCCCTGCCGCGCGCCGCGGCCCTGATGGCTGCTGCCGCGCTGGATGTGTTGAACGGTTGATTCTTCTTGCGATCTGCGAGAAGTCAAAAAAGAGTGCGGGAGCCAATGAGGCGATCCCGCACTCTTTTTTATCCGACTTTTTTAAGTGAAATATATAAATTTTCTTGACCCGCAATTCTTGGCGTGCTACAATTATTCTAATTGTTCATATTAATCATATTTATAAGATACAAGGCGGCTCTATGGCCTATTGGCGCACCCCATCCGAGTTTTTTGAATATTTAGCGGAGACGGTTCAGGCGAATCCTGAAGAACAACAACTCCCAGCCATGAATGTGCTCAGCGACAAATTGGGTGTAAGTGTTGCCCGCTTGCGAGAGCAGCTTGAAGTTGCCAAAGCGCTGGGCTTGGTGGACGTGCGCCCTCGAACGGGGATTCGGCGCCAGGAGTTTAGTTTTTTGCCCGCGGTTTGGCAGGCATTATCCTACGCCATTCAAGTTGATCGTAGCAATTTTGATCAATTCTCCGGGCTGCGCACGCGCGTGGAGATGTGCTACTGGCATGAAGCTGCCTCTCGGCTTCGCGAAGAAGATTTTGTAATCCTTCAAAACTTGATTGATGCCGCCTGGAAAAGGTTGCGCGACACGCCGATTCGTATTCCCCATTATGAACATCGGGAATTTCATCTATCTATTTATCGCTGTTTGGAAAACACCTTCGTTCTAGGAATCTTAGAAGCTTATTGGGAGGCATACGAAGCCATTGGTTTGAATGTGTATGCCGATTATGAATATCTGCAAGAAGTATGGAATTACCATCAGAAAATGGTCGATGCACTGCGCACCGGCGATATTGAAGCTGGATACCTGGCTTTAGTGGAACATACTGATCTGCTGTACCATCGCCCGGGAGTTGAATCGCCCGAATGGTAGGAGTGTTTACATCCTAATTGGACTAGATTTGCCTATATAATAGAGTGGTTTTGAGGAGATACATGTCAACTGATCCATCACAAACACCAAATCGAACTTCTGTTCAGCCGGTGGTGAATGAGTTTTCGATCACCGTGGGTACCGAGAATGGCTCTGGGAGCCAGACTTCAAATGTAACCCTTTTGCGCGCATTTTTCAAAATGGGTATTCCAATATCGGGGAAAAATCTCTTCCCTTCAAATATTCAGGGATTGCCCACCTGGTATACCATCCGCGTGAATAAGGATGGGTATATTGCCCGCAGCGAAACAACAGAAATTGTTATCGCCATGAACCCGAAAACTTTTGCCCGCGATCTGGCGCTGGTTGAGCCGGGTGGCGTTTTCTTTTACGCGGATGATGTCAAGCAGCCAATCAATCGGGATGATATTACCGTATATCCAATGCCGGTAAAGAAACTCTCGAAGGAATCGGATGCTCCGAGCAATTTGCGTTCTTATGTCGCTAATTTCGTGTATGTGGGTGTGCTGGCGCAAATGCTTGATATTGACGCCAATAAAATTTATCAAGCACTGGAATTTCACTTCAAAGGCAAGCAAAAGCCGATTGATCTGAATTTCAATATTGTCAAAAGCGCTATGGCCTGGGCGGCAGAGAATCTTGAAAAAACAGACCCCTATCGTGTTGCGCCAATGGATGCCACCAGTGGGTATATAATGACCAGCGGGAATACGGCTGGCGCATTAGGTTCAATTTATGGGGGCGTTCAGTTTACGGGCTGGTATCCTATTACACCCGCTACTGGTGTAGCGGAAGCTATTAATCAATATTCTCCTAAATTGCGCAAGGATCCTGAAACGGGCAAACATACTTTCGCGATCGTGCAGGCCGAAGATGAGTTGGCGGCAGTTGGCATGGCGATTGGCGCGGGTTGGGGGGGCTTGCGTTCAATGACTTCAACCTCGGGGCCAGGCATCAGTTTGATGTCTGAATACGTCAGTCTGGCCTATTTTGCTGAAATTCCAGTGGTGATATGGAATGTTCAGCGCATGGGGCCCAGCACGGGGTTGCCCACGCGCACCTCACAAGGTGATATTAACCTATCTTATTTTTTGGGCCAGGGCGATACGAAGCATGTGGTGCTGTTGCCTGGCTCGGTAAATGAGTGTTTTCGATTTGGTTGGGAAGCCTTTGATCTGGCTGAGCAATTCCAAACCCCGGTGTTGGTTCTCAGCGATCTGGATTTAGGCATGAACCAGTGGATGACTCCACCCTTTGAGTACCCCAATAAACCTATTGATCGCGGCAAAGTACTCTGGGAAGATGATCTGGATAAATTAGAAGATTGGGGACGTTATCTGGATATTGATGGCGATAGTATTCCCTATCGTACGGTTCCGGGCAATCGCCATCCTAAGAGTGGCTACTTCACTCGCGGCACCGGCCATGATGATTATGCCAATTACAGTGAAGAACCCGATCAATGGGAAAAGAATATGGACCGACTGAATCGCAAATTTGAGTTGGCCCGCAGCGCGGTTCCCGATGCCGAGATCACTTCCGTTGACGGCGCTAAGATAGGCGTGATTGCATTTGGCTCCACCGATCCGGCGGTAAGGGAAGCGCAAGATCATTTGCAGGCAGATGGTTCCGGGGTCAATTATTTACGCCTGCGCGCGTTGCCGGTTAATGATACCGTGCGTGAATTCATTCGTGCGCACGAACGTGTTTATGTCATTGAAATGAACCGCGATGGGCAATTGCACCAGATACTGACCATTGAAGTGCCGGATTGCGCCATGAGCCTGATTTCAATTCCCCATAACGATGGCCTTCCAATGACCGCCGCATGGATTGAGAATGCAATCTTGAATAAGGAGCGCAACTAAAATGACTGCGAAGCCTCTGAAAGTGAATTTAGTCAATCTATCCAAATCAGATTATCGTGGCGCTTCTACGACCCTTTGCCAGGGCTGTGGTCATAACTCCATTACCAGTCAGATCATTACAGCTTGCTATGAACTGAACATAACCCCTGAAGATATTGTTAAATTTAGTGGTATTGGCTGTTCTAGTAAAGCGCCAACATATTTTCTCGATCGGGCATTTGGTTTCAATGGCCTGCATGGGCGTATGCCCTCGCTGGCTACGGGAACCATGTTTGCAGATACCTCTCTGACAGGAATTGGCATGAGCGGCGATGGCGACAGCGCCAGCATTGGGATGGGGCAGTTCAAACATGTGATGCGCCGCAATTTGCCACTTGTGTATATTATTGCCAATAATGGTGTGTATGGTTTAACAAAGGGACAATTTTCTGCCACGGCAGAAGAAGGCCTTGCCCTCAAGGGGCAAGGGCAGAATCAGTATATGCCGATTGACATTGTTTGGGAAGCTGTGATCAGCAATGCAACTTTTGTGGCACGTTCTTTTGCCGGTGACCCCAAACAGGTGCGCGAATTACTGAAAGCCGCGTTAAATCATCCTGGTATCGCCGTGTTGGATATTATTAGTCCATGTGTGACTTTCAATAACCAGGATGACTCGCATCACTCCTATGCCTGGGGGCGCGAGCACGAAGTGGCATTGCACGATCTTTCCTATGTCCCTGTGGCCGAAGAGATCATGGTGGACTATGAAGATGGTGAAGCCAAAGAAGTAACCATGCACGATGGCTCGCGCATCATGCTGCGCAAAGTAGATAAAGATTACGAT contains the following coding sequences:
- a CDS encoding iron chelate uptake ABC transporter family permease subunit is translated as STALLLADVLARIVLAPQILPVGIVTALAGTPFFLWILRRAKSEVFW
- a CDS encoding Mrp/NBP35 family ATP-binding protein; its protein translation is MSKEKVSQEAVLAALGTVDDPDLRKDLVSLKMIQDLKIDGGAVSFTIMLTTPACPMKDKMKNDALAAVQTVPGVERVDIKMDASVPSDGRTRGLLEVPVKNAIAVASGKGGVGKSTVAVNLAVSLAQSGARVGLLDADIYGPNIPMMMGVDKLPPPREDKLVPAEAYGVQLMSIGFLVKPGQPLIWRGPMLHSAIRQFLTDVLWDELDYLVIDLPPGTGDAQLSLSQSLPLSGGVIVTLPQEVSLDDARRGLEMFRELNVGILGVVENMSFLELPDGTKMDIFGSGGGEKLAKEAGVPFIGAIPMDPTVRQGGDSGKPVVVSHPDSPVAKALRAIAEDVAAKVSVAALRQDNVIPIEFVG
- a CDS encoding ArsR family transcriptional regulator yields the protein MQNTRQQILIYLEKQQTASANEIGRILHMTAANARHHLGLLIEQGLVEVIHQQKTRGRGRPTLMYTLAQSAMQDNLDLLVDALLKALLQNSNAGQPFGPIIPLLFGQVPGAKNTLQRLNQIVQRLNEMKYRARWEASPTGPRLIFHHCPYASVLAENPELCQMDVAALSVLLGAPVEQIAQLERDSKGVTRCIFAAIPR
- the nuoB gene encoding NADH-quinone oxidoreductase subunit NuoB, with product MSEKLNTPGYDVPPEMQDVVAITTLDKIYNWGRRYSAWPMMFGLACCAIEMICTAAARFDFSRFGMEIMRPSPRQADVMLVSGTVTKKMVPQIVRLYNQMPEPKYVVAMGACASGGGPFKEGYNVVSGVDKFLPVDVYIPGCPPTPQALLHGLMKLQEMMDTQSIKNVRWYQKEPLDAIPIPILGPDLLDPRDFPQFAEKMATIATESEEA
- a CDS encoding amidohydrolase: MPDFLSEAQAIFDYTRNLRRDFHRHPELGFQEVRTAGIVTRELNALGLEVASGIAETGVVAMIEGERPGPVVLLRFDMDALPIEEETGAEYASQTLGVMHACGHDGHTAIGLTVARLLHAHQSELAGSVKLVFQPAEEGLGGAKRMVEEGVLQNPRPDYSLALHLWNEKPVGWIAAAAGPTMAASETFSVRITGRGGHGALPHTAVDPVVTAAQIIMALQTIVARNADPVETAVVSVTSVHGGSAHNVIPPYVDLDGTIRSFDPEIRAMVLRRFREIVEGVAGALGCSTEIVIDDITLAVDNDPALVEKVQNVAAKMFPDANLMTEFQTMGSEDMAYMMDDIPGCYFLVGSANPEKNLDAKHHHPKFDFDEAALPRAAALMAAAALDVLNG
- a CDS encoding stage 0 sporulation family protein encodes the protein MTEKIVGIRFQKVGKVYHFDATQFSDIVVGDHVIVDTSRGQQLGKVVQILTDAHAIGKQDDMKPVLRTATPRDLVSRQAWEEKEVEVIEYCRQQLGELKLAGVKIIAAEFTLNGDRLTVLHTLDGNDKLDMTPLRKAVQEEYRTKVSLRKIGPRDAAKIIGGLGACGLETRCCTMHMTEFIPISIKMAKVQNVSLAPSEITGMCGRLRCCLQHEYEFYDEARKRMPKLKRIVATPLGEGKVIQVNPLADTVKVDLGEQGRKEFPNDEIKPRGQ
- a CDS encoding NADH-quinone oxidoreductase subunit D, with the protein product MISLDERSGYEGYRVEAENLVEFATALRDEFGYDFLSSATGVDYLPDEKMEVVYHIYKSTGGRALVFKVQVPRANPVVPSLVSIFPGADFQEREAWDLFGIRFEGHPNHKRILMWDGFAGHPMRKDWKEAYYEADAKPFDTRWPGGDVSRSEDKMVFNKNVAYPQDFTPENWTPEGETALYSGMQNIATDEDLQTEHVVVNLGPQHPSTHGVFRMVATLDGETIVKLEPVMGYLHRNHEKIGERNTYLMNIPFTDRLDYLSSMSNNFGYVLAVEKLLGDTTHIPDRAKYIRVIMAEFTRISNHLMAIGALLNDLGAYFTPMLYALKERELILDIFEAVSGSRMMCNYYRFGGVARDLPPGTHEMMRGLAFERLPRQIDELDRYLTENEIIRARCEGVGVLTPEEAIAYSAVGPVLRASGVPYDVRRADPYSVYDRFDFDVAVRYHGDVYDRYLVRLDEIRQSIRILQQALNSIPECDNCLGKPRYSMRVPAGEAYGRVEGPKGELGFYVVADGGPNPWRYHVRAPSFINLTALSKMCEGDKIADAIIVLGSIDIVLGETDR
- a CDS encoding ABC transporter ATP-binding protein, with the translated sequence MVNHFAISDVSVAYQTVQVLDRISLEVAAGEILALIGPNGAGKSTLVRAVSGVVKIKSGVISYGGSDMTQLTPQERARILGVVPQAQPVGGAFTVEQTVLLGRTAHMNWLGQASPSDLEAVHWAMEKTRITHLAQRRNAELSGGEQQRVLLARALAQKTPVLLLDEPTNHLDLRHQVNFLSLVKDLARQENLAVMMALHDLNQVSMYADRVALLVDGCLLALGSPAEVLTEENLHTAYQTRVQILSDIDGYPPLILPRRA
- a CDS encoding 4Fe-4S binding protein gives rise to the protein MYGKGILKGLGVTWKHFWDTYIDDIKWGKKRYHTEEGIAYRMSKDARGLFTVQYPEEKLPTPEEFRFVPFLVYDEDEEGEQVIRCTSCGICAKVCPPHCIWIERSTNPKTGRPVPVPAEFYIDVDICMNCGFCAEFCPFDAIKMDHDYELAVYERLTNNIYDREKLLKPAAYYDGIRPLNSQKEFDARAEKEAKKAASKKKT